One window from the genome of Montipora foliosa isolate CH-2021 chromosome 5, ASM3666993v2, whole genome shotgun sequence encodes:
- the LOC138002790 gene encoding tetratricopeptide repeat protein 28-like: MVDGKLKAVEQRMLELAMAISAEDRDRQGMGHFHLGGAYLNLPDYQQAIKNYAQALHIFIETGCRADEGAASCNLGSAYFRLGNFKVAIEYYENHLSIAKEVGDRAGEGSAYGNLGNASLSLSRFQQAIEYFEKHLTIAKEVGDRAGEASAYGNLGNASLSLGNFKQGIEYYEKHLSFAKELGDRAGEGSTYGNLGNAFCSQGNFKQAIEYYEKHLSIAKEVGDRAGEGTAYGNLGNAYLNLGKFQQAIAYSEKNLTIAKEVGDRAGEASAFGNLGNAALSLGNFKQGIEYYEKNLSIAKELGDRAGEGSTHGNLGNAFCSQGNFKQAIEHHEKHLSIAKEVGDRAGEGSAYGNLGNAYYDIGNFKRGIEYYKKDLSIAKEVGDRAGEGSAYGNMGNAYCDLGDLKQGIEYLEKHLSIAKEVGDRAGEGSGYGNLGSSYLSLGIFKKAIQYYEKDLIIAKEVGNRAGEGLTYGNLGNAFLSLGIFKQAIHYYEKDLIIAKEVGDRAGEGSTYGNLGNAYCGLALLKK; encoded by the exons ATGGTAGATGGGAAGTTAAAAGCTGTAGAGCAGCGAATGCTAGAGCTTGCCATGGCGATAAGTGCAGAAGACAGGGATCGTCAAGGAATGGGTCATTTTCATCTCGGCGGTGCTTACCTCAACCTACCTGATTATCAACAGGCCATAAAAAATTACGCACAAGCATTACATATTTTCATAGAAACAGGCTGCAGGGCTGATGAGGGAGCAGCCTCTTGCAATCTGGGAAGTGCCTATTTTAGACTGGGTAATTTCAAAgtagccattgagtactacgaaaatcatcttagtattgctaaagaagtgggggatagggctggggagggatcagcctatggaaatctgggaaatgcctctCTTAGTCTGAGTAGATTtcaacaagccattgagtacttcgaaaaacatcttactattgcaaaagaagtaggggatagggctggggaggcatcagcctatggaaatctagGAAATGCCTCTCTTAGTctgggtaattttaaacaaggcATTGAGTACtatgaaaaacatcttagtTTTGCTAAAGAACTAGGGGATAgagctggggagggatcaacctatggaaatctgggaaatgcctttTGTAGTcaaggtaattttaaacaagccattgagtactatgaaaaacatcttagtattgctaaagaagtaggggatagggctggggagggaacagcctatggaaatctgggaaatgcctatctcaATCTAGGTAAATTTCAACAAGCCATTGCGTACTCCGAAAAAAATCTAACTATTGccaaagaagtaggggatagggctggggaggcaTCAGCCtttggaaatctgggaaatgcggctcttagtctaggtaattttaaacaaggcATTGAGTACtatgaaaaaaatcttagtattgctaaagaactAGGGGATAgagctggggagggatcaacccatggaaatctgggaaatgcctttTGTAGTcaaggtaattttaaacaagccattgagcaccatgaaaaacatcttagtattgctaaagaagtaggggatcgGGCTGgagagggatcagcctatggaaatctcggaaATGCCTATTATGATATAGGTAATTTTAAACGAGGCATTGAGTACTacaaaaaagatcttagtattgctaaagaagtaggggatagggccggagaGGGATCAGCCTACGGAAATATGGGAAATGCCTATTGTGATCTAGGTGATTTAAAACAAGGCATCGAGTACctcgaaaaacatcttagtattgcaaaagaagtaggggatagggctggagaGGGATCAggctatggaaatctgggaagttcctatcttagtctaggtatttttaaaaaagctaTTCAGTACTACGAAAAGGATCTtattattgctaaagaagtagggaatagggctggggagggattaacctatggaaatctgggaaatgcctttCTTAGTCTAGGTATTTTTAAACAAGCTATTCActactacgaaaaagatcttattattgcaaaagaagtgggAGATAGGGCTGgagagggatcaacctatggaaatctgggaaatgcctattgtggtctag cattgctaaagaagtag
- the LOC138003201 gene encoding tetratricopeptide repeat protein 28-like, translated as MGYACLNLGNLKEAMEYHEHHLSIAKEIGDCIGEGRAWFLLGHDHQLSGSLSKALSCYRLSIKYFDKTRHNLKSEDEWKISFRDSNRMVYTALWRTLLNNGEIEEALYAAEKGRAQALMDILKQQYGIDSQSFSALAPKQTLSASLELLPSEAVFVALHDNVITFWVLRKDSKISFRQNEIANGSADLLMETILKEIGAGDHVRCENRSLDPLRSDLPCNRKPISENAVLSYSSSVNSLQQLYDVLIKPIAHLIHGDELIVVPDGPLCLAPYSALSESIRIRTIPSLTAFNVIVGSSEDFHSKTGALLVGDLWLKEVINENGEPIFKQLPCAKEEVEMIGERLQTTPLTGKNATKAEVLKRLKSVALVHIAAHGCETTGEIALAPNIERKSPIPKEEDYILKMSDVQAISLRARLVVLSCCHSGRGEVMSEGVVGIARAFLCAGARSVLVSLWAIDDEVTLLFMRSFYQHLADGKSASVALHQAMKSLRESKQYCAVKHWAPFVLVGDDVTLEFPKK; from the coding sequence ATGGGATATGCCTGCCTTAACCTGGGTAATCTTAAGGAAGCCATGGAGTACCATGAACACCATCTTAGTATTGCCAAGGAAATTGGAGACTGTATAGGAGAGGGAAGAGCGTGGTTTTTGCTGGGTCATGATCATCAATTGTCGGGTTCCTTGAGTAAGGCACTTAGTTGTTATCGTTTAAgtataaaatattttgataaaacAAGGCATAATCTGAAGTCAGAGGATGAATGGAAAATCAGTTTTCGTGATTCGAATCGGATGGTATACACTGCTCTGTGGAGGACACTTTTAAACAatggagagattgaagaagctttgtatgctgctgagaaaggtcgagcacaggctttgatgGATATTTTGAAACAACAATACGGCATTGACTCTCAGTCATTTTCTGCACTTGCTCCGAAGCAAACTCTTTCAGCCTCATTAGAGCTTTTACCTTCCGAAGCAGTTTTTGTGGCACTTCACGATAACGTGATCACGTTTTGGGTGCTAAGAAAAGACAGCAAGATCAGCTTTCGACAAAATGAAATCGCGAATGGAAGTGCTGACTTGTTGATGGAAACTATTTTGAAAGAGATCGGCGCAGGGGATCATGTTagatgcgagaatcgttctTTGGATCCACTACGCAGTGACCTGCCTTGCAACAGAAAACCTATCAGTGAGAACGCAGTTTTATCATATTCCTCCTCCGTTAACTCTTTACAACAGTTGTATGATGTCTTAATCAAGCCAATTGCGCACTTGATCCATGGAGATGAGTTAATCGTTGTTCCTGACGGACCGCTTTGTTTAGCTCCATATTCTGCATTGAGTGAATCTATCAGGATCCGCACCATTCCCTCGCTGACCGCGTTTAATGTGATCGTTGGTTCATCGGAAGACTTTCACAGTAAGACTGGGGCGCTGCTTGTAGGTGATCTGTGGCTGAAGGAAGTTATTAACGAGAATGGTGAGCCCATTTTTAAACAGCTTCCGTGCGCAAAAGAAGAAGTAGAGATGATTGGAGAACGTCTGCAGACAACACCGCTGACTGGAAAAAATGCCACGAAAGCCGAGGTGCTGAAAAGATTGAAGTCAGTTGCTTTAGTTCACATTGCAGCACATGGTTGTGAAACAACTGGAGAGATTGCTTTAGCCCCAAATATCGAACGGAAATCCCCAATTCCCAAAGAAGAGGATTATATATTGAAAATGTCCGATGTTCAGGcaatttctcttcgagcaagACTAGTTGTGCTGAGCTGTTGTCACAGTGGCCGGGGAGAAGTGATGTCTGAGGGAGTGGTGGGAATAGcgagggctttcctgtgtgctggagctcggtctgttttggtgtcactctgggcaattgatgacgAGGTAACGCTGCTATTCATGAGGAGTTTCTACCAGCACCTGGCAGATGGAAAAAGCGCAAGTGTAGCTCTTCACCAAGCGATGAAATCCCTCCGAGAGTCAAAGCAGTATTGCGCTGTAaagcactgggcgccatttgttctagttggcgatgatgtcacgctggaatttccaaaaaaatg